From one Erythrobacter sp. HKB08 genomic stretch:
- a CDS encoding phosphoserine transaminase, with translation MTTEPTLKPERPFFSSGPTAKFPGWSFDKLQTESLGRSHRSATGKARLKYAIDLSKEMLGVPEDYLVGIMPASDTGALECAMWTMLDPARPATVAAWESFGNVWIQDAVKQLKLPKLTTLDADYGEIPDLASIPQDNDVVFTWNGTTSGAKIPNTDWLAPGREGVTINDATSAIFAMEMDWAKLDATTYSWQKVMGSEAQHGMLILSPKAVARIEEYDPEWPLPKLFRLKKGGKINTSIFEGATINTPSMLATEDYIAALEWAQALGGRKAMFERADANAKIVTDWIESTPYVRNMVSDPAKRTNTGVCFVFQGDWYESLSDEDKAGVPKKIVKMLEDRGIGYDFNGYRDAPPSLRIWCGGTVEQEDLKRLLPWIEWAYEQVKSGS, from the coding sequence ATGACTACCGAACCGACGCTCAAACCCGAGCGCCCTTTTTTCTCGTCCGGTCCCACGGCAAAGTTCCCGGGCTGGTCCTTCGACAAGCTGCAAACCGAATCGCTCGGTCGCTCGCACCGGTCCGCGACCGGCAAGGCGCGCCTGAAATACGCGATCGACCTGTCGAAGGAGATGCTCGGCGTTCCCGAAGACTATCTCGTCGGCATCATGCCGGCTTCCGACACCGGCGCGCTCGAATGCGCGATGTGGACCATGCTCGATCCCGCGCGTCCCGCGACGGTCGCTGCATGGGAGAGCTTCGGCAACGTCTGGATCCAGGACGCGGTCAAGCAGCTCAAGCTGCCGAAGCTGACCACGCTCGACGCCGATTACGGTGAAATCCCCGACCTCGCCTCGATCCCGCAGGACAACGACGTCGTCTTCACCTGGAACGGCACCACTTCGGGCGCGAAGATCCCGAACACCGACTGGCTCGCCCCGGGCCGCGAGGGTGTGACCATCAACGACGCCACCAGCGCCATCTTCGCGATGGAAATGGACTGGGCGAAGCTCGATGCGACGACCTACAGCTGGCAGAAGGTCATGGGTTCCGAAGCGCAGCACGGCATGCTGATCCTCAGCCCCAAGGCCGTTGCCCGCATCGAGGAATATGATCCCGAATGGCCGCTGCCCAAGCTCTTCCGCCTGAAGAAGGGTGGCAAGATCAACACGAGCATTTTCGAAGGCGCGACGATCAACACGCCCTCGATGCTGGCGACCGAGGACTATATCGCCGCGCTCGAATGGGCGCAGGCTCTGGGCGGCCGCAAGGCGATGTTCGAACGCGCCGACGCGAATGCCAAGATCGTCACCGACTGGATCGAATCGACGCCCTATGTGCGCAACATGGTCTCCGACCCTGCCAAGCGCACCAACACCGGTGTGTGCTTCGTCTTCCAGGGCGACTGGTATGAAAGCCTGTCCGACGAGGACAAGGCGGGCGTGCCCAAGAAGATCGTCAAGATGCTCGAAGATCGCGGCATCGGCTACGATTTCAACGGCTACCGCGATGCCCCGCCGTCCCTGCGCATCTGGTGTGGCGGCACGGTCGAGCAGGAAGATCTGAAACGTCTCCTTCCGTGGATCGAGTGGGCCTACGAACAGGTCAAGAGCGGCAGCTGA
- the serA gene encoding phosphoglycerate dehydrogenase — translation MSKPKVLISDKMDPNAARIFEERGCEVDVKPGMTPDELKAVIGEYDGLAIRSSTTVTPEILDAATNLKVIGRAGIGVDNVDIPYASGKGVVVMNTPFGNSITTAEHAIALIMAVARQIPSADRRTQAGEWPKNDYMGVEVTGKTLGLIGAGNIGSIVASRALGLKMKVVAYDPFLTEDRAVELGIEKVDLEGLLARADFITLHTPLTDQTRNILSRENLEKTKKGVRIVNCARGGLIDEAALKDLLESGHIAGAALDVFETEPAKDSPLFGTPNFISTPHLGASTTEAQVNVALQVAEQMADYLVNGGVTNALNMPSLSAEEAPKLKPYMGLAEKLGSLVGQLAHGNLTKISIEREGHAAELNGKPIEGAVLAGLMKQYSDTVNMVNAPYLAKERGLDVRSVRHDREGAYNTLIRVTVGTEQGDRSVAGTLFGNDNPRLVEIFGIGIEAELAGHMLYIVNEDAPGFIGRIGTLLGEHGINIGTFNLGRRDAGSEAILLLSVDQPIPDAVIKDACALEGVKVVKALEF, via the coding sequence ATGAGCAAACCCAAAGTCCTCATTTCCGACAAGATGGACCCGAATGCCGCGCGCATTTTCGAAGAGCGCGGCTGCGAGGTCGATGTGAAACCCGGCATGACGCCGGATGAACTCAAGGCCGTGATCGGCGAATACGATGGCCTCGCCATCCGTTCGTCGACCACCGTGACGCCCGAAATCCTCGACGCGGCGACCAATCTGAAGGTCATCGGCCGTGCCGGCATCGGTGTCGACAATGTCGATATCCCCTATGCCAGCGGGAAGGGCGTCGTCGTGATGAACACGCCGTTCGGCAATTCGATCACCACTGCAGAGCACGCCATCGCGCTGATCATGGCAGTCGCCCGCCAAATCCCGTCGGCGGATCGCCGCACGCAAGCCGGCGAATGGCCGAAGAACGATTACATGGGTGTCGAAGTGACCGGCAAGACGCTCGGCCTGATCGGCGCGGGCAACATCGGTTCGATCGTTGCCAGCCGCGCGCTCGGCCTCAAGATGAAGGTCGTCGCCTACGATCCTTTCCTGACCGAAGATCGCGCGGTCGAACTCGGCATCGAGAAGGTCGATCTCGAAGGCCTGCTCGCACGCGCCGACTTCATCACGCTGCACACTCCGCTGACCGACCAGACCCGCAATATCCTGAGCCGCGAGAACCTGGAAAAAACCAAGAAGGGCGTGCGCATCGTCAATTGCGCGCGTGGCGGCCTGATCGACGAGGCGGCACTCAAGGACCTGCTCGAAAGCGGGCATATCGCCGGTGCCGCGCTCGACGTGTTCGAGACCGAACCGGCCAAGGACAGCCCGCTGTTCGGCACGCCCAACTTCATCTCGACCCCGCACCTGGGCGCATCGACTACCGAAGCGCAGGTCAATGTCGCGCTGCAGGTCGCCGAGCAGATGGCGGATTACCTCGTCAATGGCGGCGTCACCAACGCGCTCAACATGCCGAGCCTCAGCGCCGAGGAAGCGCCGAAGCTCAAGCCCTACATGGGTCTGGCCGAGAAGCTCGGTTCGCTCGTCGGCCAGCTGGCACATGGCAATCTGACCAAGATCAGCATCGAGCGCGAAGGCCATGCTGCCGAGCTTAATGGCAAGCCGATCGAAGGCGCCGTGCTCGCCGGTCTGATGAAGCAGTATTCGGACACGGTGAACATGGTCAACGCGCCCTATCTGGCGAAGGAGCGCGGTCTCGACGTGCGTTCGGTGCGTCACGACCGCGAAGGTGCCTACAACACGCTGATCCGCGTCACCGTCGGCACCGAACAGGGCGACCGGTCGGTTGCCGGCACGCTGTTCGGCAACGACAATCCGCGCCTGGTGGAGATCTTCGGCATCGGGATCGAGGCCGAACTTGCCGGACACATGCTCTACATCGTCAACGAGGACGCACCGGGCTTCATCGGTCGCATCGGTACGCTGCTCGGCGAGCACGGGATCAACATTGGCACCTTCAACCTCGGTCGCCGCGATGCGGGCAGCGAAGCGATCCTCCTGCTGAGCGTCGACCAGCCGATCCCCGATGCTGTGATCAAGGATGCCTGCGCGCTGGAAGGCGTGAAGGTGGTGAAGGCGCTGGAATTCTGA
- a CDS encoding murein L,D-transpeptidase family protein yields MRRLVALSLLVLAACAPVERAPLAGKADFVLVDKSDRTLTLMRDGKVLREYTGIAFGDEPSGHKRFEGDERTPEGLYTIDTRNPDSAYYLSLRISYPNEQDRAYAEAQGRSPGGDIFIHGQPNNSPLSRLPGDWTDGCIAVSNAEMDELWQAIEDGTRIRIRP; encoded by the coding sequence ATGCGCCGCCTTGTCGCCCTCTCGCTGCTCGTCCTCGCCGCCTGTGCGCCGGTCGAGCGTGCGCCACTGGCTGGCAAGGCGGACTTCGTGCTCGTCGACAAGTCGGACCGCACGCTCACGCTGATGCGCGATGGCAAGGTGCTGCGCGAATACACCGGCATCGCCTTCGGTGACGAACCTTCGGGCCACAAGCGCTTCGAAGGCGACGAGCGCACGCCGGAAGGGCTCTACACGATCGACACGCGCAACCCGGACAGCGCCTATTACCTCTCGCTGCGCATCTCCTATCCGAACGAGCAGGACCGCGCCTATGCCGAGGCCCAGGGGCGTTCGCCGGGAGGGGACATCTTCATCCACGGCCAGCCCAACAACTCGCCGTTGTCCCGCCTGCCGGGCGACTGGACCGACGGCTGCATCGCGGTGAGCAATGCCGAGATGGACGAGCTGTGGCAGGCGATCGAAGACGGCACCCGGATACGCATTCGTCCTTGA
- a CDS encoding glycosyltransferase family 1 protein — MQTSDLRIALFSGNYNYVRDGANQALNRLAEYLLRQGAALRVYAPTVEEPAFEPTGDLVSVPSVAIPGRAEYRVPLGLSKSNRADLEAFKPNVVHTSSPDPTGHAAVRFARSHDIPVLASVHTRFETYPRYYGLGFTEPWLEAIMRRYYNRCDALVAPSQSMVDTLLEQGMHEDISIWSRGVDRSVFASEKRDLAWRRENGIEDDDVAIVFLGRLVMEKGLDIFSETIVDLRKQQVPHKVLVIGDGPARSWFEKALPGGTFVGFQTGADLGRALASGDIFFNPSITETFGNVTLEAMACGLPVVAAGATGSSSLVEDRVNGRLVPPGSAKAFADAIAPYCTDDALREKHGAAGEAKSKNYDWDAINQAVADTYLRLVEAKRG, encoded by the coding sequence ATGCAGACCTCAGACCTTCGCATTGCGCTGTTCAGCGGCAACTACAATTACGTACGCGATGGTGCGAACCAGGCGCTCAACCGGCTGGCGGAATACCTCCTGCGGCAAGGCGCTGCGCTGCGTGTCTATGCCCCGACGGTAGAGGAACCGGCGTTCGAGCCGACCGGCGATCTCGTCAGCGTGCCGAGCGTCGCCATCCCGGGCCGCGCCGAATATCGCGTCCCGCTCGGCCTGTCGAAGTCGAACCGCGCCGACCTCGAAGCCTTCAAGCCCAACGTCGTCCACACCTCCTCGCCCGACCCGACCGGGCACGCGGCGGTGCGCTTTGCGCGGTCGCACGACATCCCTGTCCTCGCTTCGGTTCACACGCGCTTCGAGACGTATCCGCGCTACTACGGCCTCGGCTTCACCGAGCCGTGGCTCGAGGCGATCATGCGCCGTTATTACAACCGCTGCGACGCGCTGGTCGCACCTTCGCAGAGCATGGTCGACACGCTGCTCGAACAGGGCATGCACGAGGATATCTCGATCTGGTCGCGCGGCGTCGATCGCTCAGTCTTCGCCTCGGAAAAGCGCGACCTCGCCTGGCGCCGTGAGAACGGGATCGAGGACGACGACGTCGCCATCGTCTTCCTCGGCCGGCTGGTCATGGAAAAGGGCCTCGACATCTTTTCCGAAACGATCGTCGACTTGCGCAAGCAGCAGGTTCCGCACAAGGTTCTCGTCATCGGCGACGGTCCGGCGCGAAGCTGGTTTGAAAAGGCACTGCCGGGCGGCACTTTCGTCGGCTTCCAGACCGGCGCCGACCTCGGCCGGGCGCTGGCGAGCGGCGACATCTTCTTCAACCCGTCGATCACCGAGACCTTCGGCAATGTCACGCTGGAAGCGATGGCTTGCGGGCTACCCGTAGTGGCAGCCGGTGCGACCGGCTCCTCCAGCCTCGTCGAAGACCGGGTGAACGGGCGGCTCGTGCCGCCGGGTTCGGCCAAGGCCTTCGCCGACGCCATCGCGCCCTACTGCACGGACGACGCGCTGCGCGAAAAGCACGGCGCGGCAGGCGAAGCGAAGAGCAAGAATTACGACTGGGACGCTATCAACCAGGCGGTTGCGGACACCTACCTCCGCCTGGTCGAAGCAAAGCGCGGCTAG
- a CDS encoding adenylosuccinate synthase: MANVTVIGAQWGDEGKGKIVDWLASRADAVVRFQGGHNAGHTLVVDGNVYKLSLLPSGIVTGTLSIIGNGVVLDPWHLKSEIEKLESQGVTITDDNFAIADNCPLILPIHRDLDGLRETAAGAGKIGTTGRGIGPAYEDKVGRRAIRVCDLAHLDSLEPQLDRLCAHHDALRAGFNEPPVDRERLLDDLREIAPFVLKFAQPVWKRLKKVRKAGAKILFEGAQGVLLDIDHGTYPFVTSSNTVSGTAASGSGLGPNSTGFVLGIVKAYTTRVGSGPFPTELDDEIGQRLGERGHEFGTVTGRQRRCGWFDAVLVRQSCAISGVTGIALTKVDVLDGLEKVKICTGYRLRNNVYDYFPSHAADQAEVEPIYEEMDGWQESTAGARSWADLPANAIKYIQRVQELIETPVALVSTSPERDDTILVRDPFVD; the protein is encoded by the coding sequence ATGGCCAACGTAACCGTGATCGGCGCCCAGTGGGGCGACGAAGGCAAGGGCAAGATCGTCGACTGGCTGGCAAGCCGCGCCGACGCCGTCGTCCGCTTCCAGGGCGGTCACAATGCCGGCCATACGCTGGTCGTCGACGGCAATGTCTACAAGCTCAGCCTGCTGCCTTCGGGCATCGTGACCGGCACGCTTTCGATCATCGGCAATGGCGTCGTGCTCGATCCGTGGCACCTCAAGAGCGAGATCGAGAAGCTCGAAAGCCAGGGCGTCACCATCACCGACGACAATTTCGCGATTGCCGACAATTGCCCCCTGATCCTGCCGATCCACCGCGACCTCGACGGCCTGCGTGAAACGGCTGCGGGTGCGGGCAAGATCGGGACGACGGGGCGCGGCATCGGTCCGGCCTACGAGGACAAGGTCGGTCGCCGTGCGATCCGCGTGTGCGACCTTGCCCATCTCGACAGCCTCGAGCCGCAGCTCGACCGCCTGTGTGCGCACCACGACGCGCTGCGTGCCGGTTTCAACGAACCGCCGGTCGACCGCGAGCGTCTGCTCGACGACCTGCGCGAGATCGCGCCTTTCGTGCTCAAGTTCGCCCAGCCGGTGTGGAAGCGCCTCAAGAAGGTGCGCAAGGCGGGCGCGAAGATCCTGTTCGAAGGCGCGCAGGGCGTGCTGCTCGATATCGATCACGGCACCTATCCCTTCGTCACCAGCTCCAACACCGTGAGCGGCACTGCGGCGAGCGGCAGCGGTCTCGGCCCCAATTCGACCGGCTTCGTGCTTGGCATCGTGAAGGCCTACACCACGCGCGTCGGCTCGGGCCCGTTCCCGACCGAACTCGACGACGAGATCGGCCAGCGCCTCGGCGAGCGCGGGCATGAATTCGGCACCGTTACCGGTCGCCAGCGTCGTTGCGGCTGGTTCGACGCGGTCCTCGTCCGCCAGAGCTGCGCGATCAGCGGCGTGACCGGCATCGCGCTAACCAAGGTCGACGTGCTCGACGGGCTGGAGAAGGTGAAAATCTGCACCGGTTATCGCCTGCGCAACAACGTCTACGACTATTTCCCGAGCCACGCGGCGGATCAGGCCGAAGTCGAGCCGATCTACGAGGAAATGGACGGCTGGCAGGAATCGACCGCCGGTGCGCGCAGCTGGGCCGACCTTCCGGCGAATGCGATCAAGTACATCCAGCGCGTGCAGGAACTCATCGAGACGCCGGTCGCCCTGGTTTCGACCAGCCCCGAACGCGATGACACTATCCTGGTGCGCGATCCCTTCGTAGACTGA
- a CDS encoding NTP transferase domain-containing protein encodes MSFCGPVIEEGIAFVLLAAGRSERFGGDKLVAPFKGRPLWQWAVDAAEEAGFVERYFVVGPHSSLEAPAGWQEVVSLDAAQGMGRSIAAGVRAASHHHRVVIGLADMPMVTAEHLRRVASGTGTSFTRQKDGKPGCPAAFGPESFEKLIALKGDRGARSLDLQDFAVIEPENPGVLFDVDTREDIRI; translated from the coding sequence ATGAGCTTCTGCGGTCCGGTGATTGAGGAAGGAATTGCCTTCGTCCTGCTGGCAGCCGGTCGCAGCGAGCGTTTCGGAGGCGACAAGCTGGTCGCTCCGTTCAAGGGCAGGCCGCTGTGGCAATGGGCTGTCGATGCGGCAGAGGAGGCGGGCTTTGTCGAGCGGTACTTCGTCGTCGGCCCCCACTCGTCTCTCGAAGCTCCTGCAGGATGGCAGGAAGTCGTCAGCTTGGACGCCGCGCAAGGGATGGGACGGTCGATCGCTGCCGGGGTTCGTGCGGCGAGCCATCATCACCGTGTCGTGATCGGCCTAGCCGACATGCCCATGGTGACTGCCGAGCATTTGCGCAGGGTCGCGTCCGGTACGGGCACGAGCTTCACGCGCCAGAAGGATGGAAAGCCCGGATGTCCGGCGGCATTCGGGCCTGAATCCTTCGAAAAGCTAATTGCACTGAAAGGCGATCGGGGGGCTCGAAGTCTCGACCTGCAGGATTTCGCGGTCATCGAACCGGAAAATCCGGGTGTGCTGTTCGACGTGGATACTCGGGAAGACATTCGTATTTGA
- a CDS encoding replication-associated recombination protein A encodes MADLFGNDPAQQEAADEPREDAPLADRLRPRSLEEVIGQDHLTGPEGAIGRMVAAGRLSSMILWGPPGTGKTSIARLLAAAVGMRFESVSAVFSGVADLKKAFAAADTAAKAGQRTLLFVDEIHRFNRAQQDGFLPFVERGTVTLVGATTENPSFELNAALLSRAQVLILHRLDADALGKLLDRAEELEGPLPLTAEARAALIASADGDGRFLLNQAETLYNAKIGEPLDPAALGSFLQRRVAVYDKDREGHYNLISALHKSLRGSDAQAALYYLARMLTAGEEPLYVLRRLVRFASEDIGLADPQALTQCLAAKDAYEFLGSPEGELAIVQACLYCATAPKSNAAYKAQKAAWRSAKETGSLMPPQNILNAPTKLMKDIGYGKGYAYDHDADGGFSGANYWPEEMDPQTYYTPVERGFERKVRERIAYWEKLRSERGHA; translated from the coding sequence ATGGCCGACCTTTTCGGAAACGATCCCGCACAGCAAGAAGCAGCCGACGAGCCGCGCGAGGATGCGCCGCTCGCCGACCGGTTGCGCCCCCGCTCGCTCGAAGAGGTCATCGGACAGGATCACCTGACCGGGCCCGAGGGCGCGATCGGGCGCATGGTCGCCGCCGGCCGCCTGTCGAGCATGATCCTGTGGGGTCCGCCCGGTACCGGCAAGACCAGCATCGCGCGCCTGCTCGCGGCCGCCGTCGGAATGCGGTTCGAAAGCGTCAGCGCCGTCTTTTCCGGCGTGGCCGACCTCAAAAAGGCCTTCGCCGCTGCCGACACTGCCGCCAAGGCGGGGCAGCGCACGCTGCTCTTCGTGGACGAGATTCACCGCTTCAACCGTGCCCAGCAGGACGGCTTCCTGCCCTTCGTCGAGCGCGGAACCGTGACGCTGGTCGGCGCGACGACCGAGAACCCGAGCTTCGAGCTCAACGCGGCATTGCTGAGCCGCGCGCAGGTGCTGATCCTGCACCGGCTCGATGCCGACGCGCTCGGCAAGCTGCTCGACCGGGCGGAGGAGCTCGAAGGGCCCCTCCCCCTGACCGCGGAAGCGCGCGCCGCGCTCATCGCGAGTGCCGATGGCGATGGCCGCTTCCTGCTCAACCAGGCCGAAACGCTCTACAACGCGAAGATCGGGGAGCCGCTCGATCCCGCCGCTCTCGGCAGCTTCCTCCAGCGCCGCGTGGCGGTGTACGACAAGGACCGCGAGGGGCATTACAACCTCATCAGCGCGCTGCACAAAAGCTTGCGCGGCTCGGATGCGCAAGCGGCGCTCTATTATCTCGCGCGCATGCTGACGGCGGGCGAGGAACCGCTCTACGTGCTGCGGCGGCTGGTCCGCTTCGCGAGCGAGGATATCGGCCTTGCCGACCCGCAGGCGCTCACCCAGTGCCTCGCGGCAAAGGACGCCTACGAATTTCTCGGCAGCCCGGAGGGCGAACTCGCGATCGTGCAGGCGTGCCTCTATTGCGCCACCGCGCCCAAGTCGAACGCCGCCTACAAGGCGCAGAAAGCCGCATGGAGGAGCGCGAAGGAAACCGGCAGCCTGATGCCGCCGCAGAACATCCTCAACGCACCGACCAAGCTGATGAAGGATATCGGCTACGGCAAGGGCTACGCCTACGACCACGATGCCGACGGCGGGTTCTCAGGCGCCAACTACTGGCCCGAGGAGATGGACCCGCAGACCTACTACACCCCGGTCGAACGCGGGTTCGAGCGCAAGGTGCGCGAACGCATCGCCTATTGGGAGAAGCTGCGCAGCGAACGCGGCCATGCGTGA
- a CDS encoding XdhC family protein, with protein MSEVRDDDHRALAAACEPGVGLCTIVGIEGSFSRRLGAQLAVRGDGTTVGSLADGCLESQLASDMRDVSEPRVIRYGAGSGKIDFRLPCGGGLDILLDPSPDRAGCRRAIAALAARSPAEVILPRNPLLMKRKYLPSLRLAVFGEGPELDALVELARTMRLEIAAFDKSALSLGRPASDCRLDRWTAALFLFHDHEWEMALLEQVLASEVFFIGAQGGENARITRSLGLAGRGIPEEQISRIRSPVGLIPTCKTPATMALSALAQIVAEYELLRSGD; from the coding sequence GTGAGCGAGGTCCGGGACGACGATCACCGGGCACTCGCCGCCGCCTGCGAGCCCGGCGTCGGCCTGTGCACCATCGTCGGCATCGAAGGCAGCTTCTCGCGGCGGCTGGGGGCGCAACTGGCGGTGAGAGGCGATGGGACCACCGTCGGGAGCCTCGCCGATGGGTGCCTTGAATCGCAGCTGGCATCGGACATGAGGGATGTCAGCGAACCGCGCGTGATCCGCTACGGCGCGGGATCGGGAAAGATCGACTTCCGCCTGCCTTGCGGTGGCGGGCTCGACATACTGCTCGATCCCTCCCCTGACCGGGCCGGGTGCCGCCGGGCGATTGCCGCACTGGCTGCACGTTCGCCGGCTGAAGTAATCCTGCCGCGCAATCCGTTGCTCATGAAGCGGAAATACCTGCCTTCGCTTAGACTTGCGGTTTTCGGCGAGGGGCCGGAGCTTGACGCTTTGGTAGAACTGGCGCGCACGATGCGCCTGGAAATCGCAGCTTTCGACAAGTCGGCGTTGTCGCTCGGCAGGCCTGCATCCGATTGCCGACTGGACCGATGGACCGCAGCGCTTTTCCTGTTCCACGATCACGAATGGGAAATGGCCCTGCTGGAGCAAGTGCTGGCGAGCGAAGTGTTCTTCATCGGCGCACAGGGCGGGGAGAACGCGCGGATTACGCGGTCGCTCGGACTGGCTGGCCGCGGCATTCCCGAAGAGCAGATATCCCGCATCCGCAGCCCGGTCGGGCTTATCCCGACATGCAAGACGCCGGCGACCATGGCCCTTTCGGCCCTCGCGCAGATAGTCGCGGAATATGAGCTTCTGCGGTCCGGTGATTGA
- a CDS encoding ATP phosphoribosyltransferase regulatory subunit: MTKPDDLLPEGLEDKLPREAAVLTHAMRAALGVFDSHGYDRVRPPLVEFEKALAGRMEGVRAQRMFRFVDPQSLRTLALRSDLTPQVGRIAATSLADTPRPLRLCYAGDTAIIRADQLDPSRQRLQMGAELIGSDSAAAAAEVASVALDALEAAGVTNISIDFTLPDLVDTLSAKALPLEPSQVEAVRRELDTKDAGGLKAAGGEAYLPLLYAAGPFDEAIARLADIDAGGALATRIEGLRTVAERIGNRARVTLDPSERHGFEYQSWFGFTLYADGVRGALGRGGTYAIGGTDEVATGFSLYGDRMAEALDEPAAGKAVFLPLGHDAGAAAKLRAEGWRTVASLDGSEDAAALGCTHRLEGGEPVAL, translated from the coding sequence ATGACGAAACCCGACGACCTCCTGCCTGAAGGCCTCGAAGACAAGCTGCCGCGCGAAGCGGCGGTGCTGACCCATGCGATGCGCGCTGCCCTCGGTGTGTTCGATTCGCATGGATACGACCGGGTGCGTCCGCCGCTGGTCGAGTTCGAGAAGGCGCTTGCGGGCCGGATGGAAGGCGTGCGCGCCCAGCGCATGTTCCGCTTCGTCGACCCGCAGAGCCTGCGCACGCTTGCGCTGCGCTCGGACCTCACTCCGCAAGTCGGCCGGATTGCTGCGACGAGCCTCGCCGATACACCGCGCCCGCTGCGCCTGTGCTACGCCGGCGACACTGCGATCATCCGCGCCGACCAGCTCGACCCTTCGCGCCAGCGCCTGCAAATGGGCGCCGAACTTATTGGGAGCGATAGCGCCGCTGCTGCCGCTGAAGTCGCAAGCGTCGCGCTCGATGCGCTTGAGGCGGCTGGGGTTACGAACATCTCGATCGACTTCACGCTGCCCGACCTTGTCGACACGCTGTCGGCAAAGGCGCTCCCGCTCGAACCCTCGCAGGTCGAGGCGGTTCGTCGCGAGCTCGACACCAAGGATGCAGGCGGCCTCAAGGCGGCAGGCGGCGAAGCCTATCTTCCGCTGCTTTACGCGGCAGGTCCGTTCGACGAGGCGATCGCGCGCCTTGCCGACATCGATGCAGGCGGCGCGCTCGCAACGCGGATCGAGGGCCTGCGCACTGTCGCCGAGCGCATCGGCAACCGCGCACGTGTCACGCTCGACCCGAGCGAGCGGCACGGGTTCGAATACCAGAGCTGGTTCGGCTTTACGCTTTATGCCGACGGCGTGCGCGGCGCGCTGGGTCGCGGCGGAACCTATGCCATCGGCGGTACGGACGAGGTCGCCACCGGCTTCTCGCTCTATGGCGACCGCATGGCGGAAGCGCTCGACGAACCGGCTGCCGGCAAGGCCGTCTTCCTGCCGCTCGGCCACGATGCAGGAGCTGCGGCGAAACTGCGCGCCGAAGGATGGCGCACCGTCGCCTCGCTCGACGGGAGCGAAGACGCGGCGGCCCTCGGCTGCACCCACCGCCTCGAAGGCGGCGAGCCGGTCGCTCTCTAG
- a CDS encoding aldo/keto reductase, with protein MSETKNYPTLPLNDDRQIPQLGFGTWEIDQDDAAEAVRTAIDAGYWLIDTAAIYQNERGVGEGIGDWSDIFLQTKIWNESQGYDRTLKAADKCLERLGRDHVDMLLIHWPCPEKGLYVDTWKALIELRDQGKAKSIGVSNFREEDLKRIVDDTGVVPALNQIELHPTFQQREMRRVHDEMGIVTQSWSPLGQGNAMGSDAVKSIAEETGQSPAAVVIRWHIQHGLSTLPRSTNPDHIRDNFSAVDFELTTEQMAKIDALDDPDGRIGPEPGKFNS; from the coding sequence ATGAGCGAAACGAAAAACTATCCCACCCTTCCCCTCAACGACGATCGCCAGATCCCGCAGCTCGGCTTCGGCACTTGGGAGATCGACCAGGACGACGCGGCCGAGGCCGTGCGCACGGCGATCGATGCCGGCTACTGGCTGATCGATACCGCCGCGATCTACCAGAACGAGCGCGGTGTCGGCGAAGGCATCGGCGACTGGTCCGACATCTTCCTGCAGACCAAGATCTGGAACGAGAGCCAGGGCTACGACCGCACGCTGAAAGCGGCTGACAAATGCCTCGAGCGGCTGGGCCGCGACCATGTCGACATGCTGCTGATCCACTGGCCGTGTCCCGAAAAGGGCCTTTACGTCGATACGTGGAAGGCACTCATCGAACTGCGCGACCAGGGCAAGGCGAAGTCGATCGGCGTTTCCAACTTCCGCGAGGAAGACCTGAAGCGCATCGTCGACGATACCGGCGTCGTGCCTGCGCTCAACCAGATCGAACTGCACCCCACGTTCCAGCAGCGCGAAATGCGCCGCGTGCATGACGAGATGGGCATCGTGACACAGAGCTGGTCGCCGCTCGGACAGGGCAATGCGATGGGCAGCGATGCGGTGAAGTCGATTGCCGAGGAAACCGGCCAGTCGCCCGCAGCAGTCGTGATCCGCTGGCATATCCAGCATGGCCTCAGCACACTGCCGCGCTCGACCAATCCCGATCACATTCGCGACAATTTCTCCGCCGTCGACTTCGAGCTGACCACCGAGCAGATGGCGAAAATCGACGCGCTGGACGATCCGGACGGACGCATCGGTCCCGAGCCGGGCAAGTTCAACAGCTAG